From Pseudofrankia saprophytica, a single genomic window includes:
- a CDS encoding class I SAM-dependent DNA methyltransferase — protein sequence MAELPGGWDPAEYGDRVADVYDDWYDGMEPAMPAAVRMLAKLAGDGPALELGIGTGRAALPLAAAGVKVAGIDASERMVARLWSKPGGADISVTIGDFGDPAVLAEAAAPFGGFRVIYVVFNTFFALPSQAEQVRCFASVAGALAPGGAFVLRAFVPDQGLHSNGSRFSTEAIVGDESKLVAVIHDRNSQTVRGNHIIISPRGVETYPVNLRYAWPAELDLMAALAGLTLTARHADWSAAPFTNASTAHVSVWHKPA from the coding sequence ATGGCCGAACTGCCCGGTGGATGGGACCCCGCCGAGTACGGGGATCGGGTCGCGGACGTCTACGACGACTGGTACGACGGCATGGAGCCGGCGATGCCCGCGGCTGTCAGGATGCTCGCCAAGCTGGCCGGGGACGGTCCGGCGCTGGAGCTGGGAATCGGGACGGGACGCGCCGCCCTTCCGCTGGCCGCCGCCGGGGTGAAGGTGGCCGGCATCGACGCGTCCGAGCGGATGGTGGCCCGCCTGTGGTCGAAACCGGGCGGCGCGGACATCTCGGTCACGATCGGCGACTTCGGCGACCCCGCGGTCTTGGCCGAGGCAGCCGCTCCCTTCGGTGGTTTCCGGGTCATCTACGTCGTCTTCAACACGTTCTTCGCGCTGCCCTCGCAGGCGGAACAGGTCAGGTGCTTCGCCTCGGTCGCCGGCGCTCTCGCTCCCGGCGGCGCCTTCGTCCTGCGCGCCTTCGTCCCCGACCAAGGGCTCCACTCGAACGGCTCGCGTTTCAGCACCGAGGCGATCGTCGGTGACGAGTCCAAGCTGGTCGCCGTCATCCACGACCGCAACTCCCAGACGGTCCGTGGCAACCACATCATCATCAGTCCCCGGGGAGTCGAGACCTACCCGGTCAACCTCCGCTACGCCTGGCCCGCCGAGCTCGACCTGATGGCCGCCCTGGCGGGACTGACCCTCACCGCCCGCCACGCCGACTGGTCCGCGGCCCCCTTCACCAACGCCAGCACGGCGCACGTCTCGGTCTGGCACAAGCCGGCCTGA
- a CDS encoding phytoene desaturase family protein — RGDAARALLGGLAAHSMLDLHQPMTAAYGLLLAVSAHQVGWPVAVGGSQSLADALVARLRVLGGELVTGQPVTSLRELPPARAVLLDLTPRQVLRIVGDELPTRYRAALARYRYGPGVFKVDWALDGPVPWRDEAVAGAGTVHLGGTLAEVAAAERAVARGRHPRRPFVLFVQATVADPTRAPAGRHTGWAYCHVPLGSTVDMTAAIEDQVERFAPGFRDRILARHAMGPAALEAHNANEIGGDIGGGTADLRQLLARPVLSRHPWATPLPGVYLCSASTPPGAGTHGMSGYHAARLALRRAGAAG, encoded by the coding sequence CGCGGCGACGCCGCCCGCGCGCTGCTCGGGGGCCTCGCCGCGCACTCGATGCTCGACCTGCACCAGCCAATGACCGCGGCCTACGGCCTGCTGCTGGCGGTGAGCGCCCACCAGGTCGGCTGGCCGGTCGCCGTCGGCGGTTCCCAGTCGCTGGCCGACGCGCTCGTCGCCCGGTTGCGGGTGCTCGGCGGCGAGCTCGTCACCGGCCAGCCGGTCACCAGCCTGCGCGAGCTGCCGCCGGCGCGGGCGGTGCTGCTCGACCTCACCCCCCGGCAGGTCCTGCGGATCGTGGGCGACGAGCTGCCCACGCGCTACCGGGCCGCGCTGGCGCGGTATCGGTACGGCCCCGGCGTCTTCAAGGTCGACTGGGCGCTCGACGGGCCCGTGCCCTGGCGGGACGAGGCGGTGGCCGGCGCCGGGACCGTGCATCTGGGCGGCACGCTCGCCGAGGTCGCCGCCGCCGAGCGCGCCGTCGCCCGGGGCCGGCACCCGCGGCGCCCGTTCGTCCTGTTCGTCCAGGCCACGGTCGCCGACCCGACCCGGGCGCCGGCGGGCAGGCACACCGGCTGGGCGTACTGCCACGTCCCGCTCGGCTCGACCGTCGACATGACCGCCGCGATCGAGGACCAGGTCGAGCGTTTCGCCCCCGGCTTCCGCGACCGGATTCTCGCCCGGCACGCCATGGGCCCGGCAGCGCTGGAGGCGCACAACGCCAACGAGATCGGCGGCGACATCGGCGGCGGCACCGCCGACCTGCGCCAGCTGCTCGCCCGCCCCGTCCTGTCCCGCCACCCCTGGGCCACCCCGCTGCCCGGGGTCTACCTCTGTTCCGCGTCCACCCCGCCCGGCGCCGGTACCCACGGCATGTCCGGCTACCACGCCGCGCGTCTGGCACTGCGCCGCGCCGGGGCGGCCGGCTGA
- a CDS encoding NAD(P)-binding protein gives MAQNGGTRAGARLDGFDAVVVGSGPNGLTAAVTLAEAGWRVLVLEAAGQFGGGLRTEELTLPGFRHDVCATVLALAAASPALRAYGADAPKPGAGATVIGGTTIGDGGARGVTGGKGGPTAPSVRWAHPPVPLAHPLDGAATALLRRDVGATAAALGRVGAGKPADPAG, from the coding sequence ATGGCCCAGAACGGCGGAACACGGGCGGGTGCCCGATTGGACGGCTTCGACGCGGTCGTCGTCGGCTCCGGCCCCAACGGCCTGACAGCGGCGGTCACGCTGGCCGAGGCCGGGTGGCGGGTGCTGGTCCTGGAGGCCGCCGGCCAGTTCGGCGGCGGGCTGCGCACCGAGGAGCTGACCCTCCCCGGTTTCCGCCACGACGTCTGCGCCACTGTCCTGGCGCTGGCCGCCGCGTCCCCGGCGCTGCGCGCTTATGGTGCGGACGCGCCCAAGCCCGGGGCTGGTGCAACGGTGATCGGCGGCACGACGATCGGTGACGGAGGAGCCCGGGGCGTGACGGGTGGTAAGGGCGGGCCGACCGCGCCCTCGGTTCGGTGGGCGCACCCGCCAGTGCCACTCGCCCATCCGCTCGACGGCGCGGCGACCGCGCTGCTGCGGCGCGATGTCGGCGCGACGGCCGCCGCGCTGGGCCGGGTCGGCGCGGGCAAGCCCGCAGACCCGGCCGGGTG
- a CDS encoding response regulator transcription factor: MSLRIVLADDSLIVREGVRGMLDSQPDLHVVGTCADLDSLLAAVAELAPDVVVTDVRMPPTSTDEGIRAAALLRASNPEIGVVVLSQYADPEYALKLLEHGSGGRAYLVKDAVGEPGHLAGAVRAVAAGRSVIDPAVVEALVAARASRASPLATLTERERAVLAQIAQGKSNAAAGAALYLSERAVEKHINTLFAKLGLAAEPDTNRRVKAVLIYLAEERGPNRLAPR; encoded by the coding sequence GTGTCACTGCGCATCGTGCTTGCCGACGACTCCCTGATCGTGCGCGAGGGTGTGCGCGGGATGCTGGACAGCCAGCCGGATCTCCATGTCGTCGGGACGTGCGCGGACCTGGACTCGTTGCTGGCCGCGGTGGCGGAGCTGGCGCCGGACGTGGTGGTGACCGACGTGCGGATGCCGCCGACGAGCACCGACGAGGGCATCCGCGCCGCCGCGCTGCTGCGCGCCAGCAACCCCGAAATCGGCGTCGTCGTCCTGTCCCAGTACGCCGACCCCGAGTACGCCCTGAAGCTGCTCGAGCACGGCAGCGGCGGTCGGGCATATCTGGTGAAGGACGCGGTCGGGGAGCCGGGACACCTGGCCGGCGCGGTGCGCGCCGTCGCGGCCGGCAGGTCGGTGATCGACCCGGCGGTCGTGGAGGCCCTGGTGGCCGCCAGGGCCTCCAGGGCCTCGCCGCTGGCGACGCTCACCGAGCGGGAGCGCGCCGTGCTGGCGCAGATCGCGCAGGGCAAGAGCAACGCCGCCGCCGGGGCCGCGCTGTACCTCAGCGAACGCGCGGTCGAGAAGCACATCAACACCCTGTTCGCGAAGCTGGGCCTCGCCGCGGAACCGGACACGAACCGCCGAGTCAAGGCGGTACTGATCTACCTGGCCGAGGAGCGCGGCCCGAACCGGCTGGCCCCTCGGTAG
- a CDS encoding response regulator, whose protein sequence is MQTPDVDLADAASTGTAGTRFGVLVVDDQALFREVARILVGALPGWSVVAEAASGEEGVELAGRVRPALVLMDVHLPGIDGVEATRRIVAGDPPVAVLLMSSYGSEDLPPGAAACGAVGFVRKDELTPAALSRAVAGRGRGEPGR, encoded by the coding sequence ATGCAGACGCCCGACGTCGACCTCGCCGATGCGGCCAGCACCGGCACCGCCGGCACGCGTTTCGGAGTCCTCGTCGTCGATGACCAGGCGCTGTTCCGCGAGGTCGCGCGCATCCTGGTCGGCGCCCTGCCCGGCTGGTCCGTGGTCGCCGAGGCGGCCTCCGGCGAGGAGGGCGTCGAGCTCGCCGGGCGGGTACGCCCCGCCCTCGTGCTGATGGACGTGCACCTCCCGGGCATCGACGGGGTCGAGGCGACCCGCAGGATCGTCGCCGGCGACCCGCCGGTCGCCGTGCTGCTGATGTCGTCCTACGGCTCCGAGGATCTTCCGCCCGGCGCCGCCGCGTGCGGCGCCGTCGGCTTCGTGCGCAAGGACGAGCTGACTCCGGCCGCGCTGAGCCGCGCCGTCGCGGGCCGGGGCCGCGGCGAGCCCGGCCGGTAG
- a CDS encoding sensor histidine kinase — LAALAALGALYVAACHLVLVNAHGGRADGSAHGPTGAGAGGRTRWALLWTGAATVIAVAAAAVGGAGSMLLDIPDDPAPAALAAWVLVPLAMAAGAHPRLARFGPRAFIEGVTVAGLAVLVAAVYLAVVLGLGRRPGAGEREILTLSLLAAFGCAVLALPARAWLAGVADRAVRGAEAPPDRLLATFGTRMTRAVPMDELLLQLTELLRATLGPAGAEIWTGGEGTLGRMVSLPERPADRLALGAREWSVVARARTGGNAWIRVWLPGLLAGDELVRVAPITHLGDLRGMLVVRRPATAGPFTPAEDRVLVELARQVGLALHNLSLDSALQASLEQLRERNAELLASRARIVTAADAARRRLERDLHDGAQQHLVGLSVKVGLAAQFAETNPAAVSPLLAGLQTDVRSAAAALRELAHGIYPPLLRDHGLAPALRAAAARGPLDCFVDADADRYPPDLEAAVYFCCLEALQNAGKYAGDDAEVTVSVTAEDGEIRFEVADDGAGFDPTTTAGHGFENMRDRVGSFGGTLQVESSPGAGTRVRGTLPLPAGAR, encoded by the coding sequence CGCTGGCCGCCCTGGCCGCCCTGGGCGCGCTGTATGTGGCGGCGTGCCACCTGGTGCTGGTCAACGCCCACGGCGGCCGGGCTGACGGCTCGGCCCACGGCCCGACCGGAGCCGGCGCGGGCGGGCGGACCAGGTGGGCGCTGCTGTGGACCGGGGCGGCCACGGTCATCGCCGTCGCGGCCGCGGCGGTCGGCGGCGCCGGAAGCATGCTGCTGGACATCCCGGACGACCCGGCGCCGGCGGCGCTCGCCGCCTGGGTGCTGGTGCCGTTGGCCATGGCGGCCGGGGCGCACCCTCGGTTGGCCCGGTTCGGCCCGCGCGCCTTCATCGAGGGCGTGACCGTCGCCGGGCTCGCGGTGCTCGTGGCCGCGGTCTACCTGGCCGTCGTGCTCGGCCTCGGGCGCCGGCCCGGCGCCGGCGAACGGGAGATCCTCACACTGTCACTGCTGGCGGCGTTCGGGTGCGCGGTGCTCGCGCTGCCCGCCCGCGCCTGGCTGGCCGGCGTCGCGGACCGCGCGGTGCGCGGCGCCGAGGCTCCGCCCGACCGGCTGCTCGCCACCTTCGGCACCAGGATGACCAGGGCCGTTCCCATGGACGAGCTGCTTCTCCAGCTGACCGAGCTGCTGCGGGCGACCCTCGGGCCGGCCGGCGCCGAGATCTGGACGGGCGGAGAGGGCACGCTGGGCCGGATGGTCAGCCTGCCCGAGCGGCCGGCCGACCGGCTGGCGCTCGGCGCGCGCGAGTGGTCCGTGGTCGCCCGGGCCAGGACCGGCGGCAACGCCTGGATCAGGGTGTGGCTGCCCGGCCTGCTGGCCGGCGACGAGCTGGTGCGCGTCGCCCCGATCACCCACCTGGGCGACCTGCGCGGGATGCTGGTGGTGCGCCGGCCGGCGACGGCGGGCCCGTTCACCCCAGCCGAGGACCGGGTGCTCGTGGAGCTGGCCCGGCAGGTCGGCCTGGCGCTGCACAACCTGTCGCTGGACAGCGCCCTGCAGGCGTCGCTGGAGCAGCTGCGGGAGCGCAACGCCGAGCTGCTCGCGTCCCGGGCACGCATCGTGACCGCCGCCGACGCGGCCCGCCGCCGCCTGGAGCGTGACCTGCACGACGGCGCCCAGCAGCACCTCGTCGGCCTGTCGGTCAAGGTCGGGCTCGCGGCGCAGTTCGCCGAGACCAACCCGGCGGCCGTCAGCCCGCTCCTGGCCGGCCTGCAAACGGACGTCCGGTCCGCGGCGGCCGCGCTGCGGGAGCTGGCGCACGGCATCTACCCGCCGCTGCTGCGTGACCACGGCCTCGCCCCCGCGCTGCGCGCGGCCGCGGCCCGCGGCCCGTTGGACTGCTTCGTCGACGCCGACGCGGACCGCTACCCGCCGGACCTGGAGGCCGCGGTCTACTTCTGCTGCCTGGAGGCGCTGCAGAACGCGGGCAAGTACGCCGGCGACGACGCGGAGGTGACGGTCAGCGTGACCGCCGAGGACGGCGAGATCCGGTTCGAAGTGGCCGATGACGGCGCCGGTTTCGACCCGACCACGACTGCCGGCCACGGGTTCGAGAACATGCGCGACCGGGTCGGATCCTTCGGTGGAACCCTCCAGGTCGAGTCCTCGCCCGGCGCCGGCACCCGGGTGCGCGGCACCCTGCCGCTGCCGGCCGGTGCGCGGTAG
- a CDS encoding ABC transporter permease, with product MDGRARVGGGPVARVWRPVWAWLRLDLRRRWLSLLTLALLVALATGAVMTAAAGARRGASALDRILAVTSPATVAAVPNEPGFDWDPVRRLPGVEALGTALLTGTFAIEGHPEVEVLSPPMDGEIMRTVERPAVLAGRLADPARADEAVVSPHFVETTGLSVGDTVTALLPTPAQTEAAALNEEPISYSGPRQRLTIVGVVRSGWWFREGQDNPGGIGTTFAFTETYRENLLGTTGDAAIVNAVVRLRAGAAGIPAFQQALDRVAQRSVETLNVVADEQSFRETTTFEAVGLAAFALAAYLAALVLVGQAVVRFVIGATADLGVLRTLGLTTRQATVAAAAGPVVASAAGVLAGAGAAVAASPLFPIGSATLVEPDPGVHVDLLVILAVAGVTLLLVTVAATTTAFAASVRGVRPVRPRGSAVARLAYRLGLPVPVQTGARFALETGRAGAAVRPALVGAVVGVLGVLGSLTFQAGVADAVANPARFGQVFAVGSFVGFGGDDVAPADDLLRAAAADPDVLAVNDTRVNVATVERLPVTLFSLDPVAGHPPSIQVLSGRLPATPGEIVLAPGVARRTGVKVGDVLTVAGRDPAAGTPMRLTGLAFVPQDPHTTYNEGGWVSAAGYRALFQDGFKYHEIRVELRAGASAPAVRDRLNAAVGAHDAFLVLLDDIPVDERDRFRGIAVLPRLLGVFLGVLAFGAVGHALFVGVRRRRHEVAVLRALGTTRWQARMILLTQAALIGTIGLAVGVPVGLLLGRALWRAVATSTPLIYVPPVAALALALAVPATVMMAALLASVPARRAARLRVPDVLRAE from the coding sequence ATGGACGGGCGCGCGCGGGTCGGCGGTGGTCCGGTGGCGCGTGTCTGGCGGCCGGTGTGGGCGTGGCTGCGGCTGGACCTGCGGCGCCGTTGGCTGTCGCTGCTCACGCTCGCGCTGCTGGTCGCGCTGGCCACCGGTGCCGTGATGACCGCGGCGGCCGGCGCCCGGCGCGGCGCCTCGGCCCTCGACCGGATCCTCGCCGTCACATCACCGGCCACGGTGGCCGCCGTGCCGAACGAGCCGGGCTTCGACTGGGACCCCGTGCGGCGCCTGCCCGGCGTGGAGGCGCTGGGCACGGCCCTGCTCACCGGCACCTTCGCCATCGAGGGCCACCCAGAGGTGGAGGTCCTGTCTCCCCCCATGGACGGCGAGATCATGCGGACGGTCGAGCGCCCCGCGGTGCTGGCCGGCCGGCTCGCGGACCCGGCGCGGGCGGACGAGGCCGTCGTCAGCCCGCACTTCGTCGAGACGACCGGGCTGTCGGTCGGGGACACGGTGACGGCGCTGCTGCCGACGCCCGCGCAGACCGAAGCGGCCGCCCTGAACGAGGAGCCGATCTCCTACTCGGGCCCTCGCCAGCGGCTCACGATCGTCGGCGTCGTCCGTTCCGGCTGGTGGTTCCGGGAAGGACAGGACAATCCGGGCGGTATTGGCACCACCTTCGCGTTCACCGAGACCTACCGGGAGAACCTGCTCGGCACCACCGGCGACGCGGCCATCGTGAACGCCGTGGTCCGGCTGCGCGCCGGCGCCGCCGGGATACCCGCGTTCCAGCAGGCGCTCGACCGAGTGGCGCAGCGTTCCGTCGAAACCCTCAACGTCGTCGCGGACGAGCAAAGCTTCCGCGAGACCACGACGTTCGAAGCGGTCGGTCTGGCCGCCTTCGCGCTGGCGGCCTACCTCGCAGCCCTGGTCCTGGTCGGGCAGGCCGTCGTCCGTTTCGTGATCGGCGCGACCGCGGACCTCGGCGTGCTACGTACGCTCGGCCTGACCACCCGGCAGGCCACCGTCGCGGCCGCCGCGGGGCCGGTCGTGGCCTCGGCCGCCGGGGTGCTCGCCGGGGCCGGCGCGGCGGTGGCCGCCTCGCCGCTGTTCCCGATCGGGTCCGCGACGCTCGTCGAGCCCGATCCGGGCGTCCACGTCGATCTCCTGGTGATCCTCGCCGTCGCGGGGGTGACGCTGCTGCTGGTGACGGTGGCGGCGACCACGACGGCGTTCGCCGCGTCGGTGCGCGGCGTCCGGCCGGTCCGGCCACGCGGGTCGGCGGTCGCGCGCCTGGCCTACCGTCTCGGCCTGCCGGTGCCGGTGCAGACGGGCGCGCGCTTCGCGCTCGAAACGGGTCGGGCCGGCGCCGCCGTGCGCCCGGCGCTGGTCGGCGCGGTCGTCGGGGTCCTCGGCGTGCTGGGCTCGCTGACCTTCCAGGCCGGCGTCGCCGACGCGGTGGCCAACCCCGCCCGGTTCGGGCAGGTCTTCGCGGTCGGGAGCTTCGTCGGCTTCGGCGGCGACGACGTCGCGCCGGCCGACGACCTCCTGCGCGCCGCGGCCGCCGACCCCGACGTGCTCGCGGTCAACGACACCCGGGTCAATGTCGCGACCGTCGAGCGCCTGCCGGTGACGTTGTTCAGCCTTGACCCCGTGGCCGGGCACCCGCCGTCGATCCAGGTGCTCTCGGGCCGTCTTCCGGCCACGCCGGGCGAGATCGTGCTGGCGCCGGGCGTCGCCCGCCGGACCGGCGTCAAGGTGGGCGACGTCCTCACCGTCGCCGGGCGTGACCCGGCGGCCGGCACGCCGATGCGGCTGACCGGCCTGGCCTTCGTTCCCCAGGACCCGCACACCACCTACAACGAGGGCGGCTGGGTAAGCGCGGCCGGCTACCGCGCGCTGTTCCAGGACGGCTTCAAATACCACGAGATCCGCGTCGAGCTGCGGGCGGGCGCCAGCGCCCCCGCCGTGCGCGACCGGCTCAACGCGGCCGTCGGCGCCCACGACGCCTTCCTCGTCCTGCTCGACGACATCCCAGTCGACGAGCGGGACCGATTCCGCGGTATCGCGGTCCTGCCCCGGCTGCTCGGGGTCTTCCTGGGGGTGCTCGCCTTCGGCGCGGTCGGTCATGCCCTGTTCGTCGGGGTGCGCCGCCGCCGGCACGAGGTCGCCGTGCTGCGGGCGCTCGGCACGACCCGGTGGCAGGCCCGGATGATCTTGCTGACCCAGGCCGCCCTGATCGGGACGATCGGCCTGGCCGTCGGCGTGCCGGTCGGCCTGCTGCTCGGCCGCGCGCTGTGGCGGGCGGTCGCGACGAGCACCCCGCTGATCTACGTGCCGCCGGTCGCGGCGCTCGCGCTGGCGCTGGCGGTGCCGGCCACGGTCATGATGGCGGCCCTCCTGGCGTCCGTTCCGGCCCGGCGCGCGGCCCGCCTGCGCGTGCCGGACGTCCTGCGAGCCGAGTGA
- a CDS encoding ABC transporter permease, translated as MAGLWRPVWAWLRLDLRRRWPSLIALALLVALATGTVMTAAAGARRGDSALDRMLAVTLPPTLVPVPTEPNFDWEAARRLPGVAALGTFLASGSLSIEGHPGVDAGSVPLDTEIFQTVERPVVLAGRLADPTRVDEAVVSPRFLEKSGLSVGDTVTAILPTPAETAAMADNGSAPVSFSGPRQQLKIVGVVRSFWWFRDEPNYQGGLETTYAFTQTYRENLFGTGGQGLVVALVRLRDGAAGVPAFQAALDQQATHPVDAFDVVKGAADYRATTTFEAGALAAFALAAYLAAVVLVGQAVIRFVIGATADLGVLRTLGLTIRQATVAAAAGPVLATTAGALAGAVAAAAVSPLFPIGSAAAVEPRPGFDVDLGVLAAVVGVTVLLVAVAATTTAFAASARGVRPARPRGSAAARLAYRVGLPAPALTGIRFALEPGRAGAAVRPALVGAVVGVLGVLGSLTFQSGVADAAVNPARFGQNFAVGSTVGWLDNDFAPADDIERRAATDRDVLAVNDTLVDVAEVAGRPVTLFSLDPATARPLPVPVLSGRLPATSGEIVLAPGVASRTGVKVGDVITVGRGPADGTRMRVTGLAFVPQDSHTDYNQGGWVTAGGYRALFSKGFKYHELHVELRPGVSAPAVRDRLNKAAGTGDAFYVLTDELPIDAMNRFRGIAVLPRLLGAFLGVLAVGAVGHALFVGVRRRRHEVAVLRALGTTGWQTRAIVLTQAAVIVIVGLAVGVPVGVLLGRALWRAIATSTPLIYAPPVATLALALVVPAVIVTVSVLASVPARRAARLRVPDVLRAE; from the coding sequence GTGGCTGGCCTGTGGCGGCCGGTCTGGGCGTGGCTGCGGCTGGACCTGCGGCGGCGCTGGCCTTCCCTGATAGCCCTCGCGCTGCTGGTCGCGCTCGCCACGGGCACGGTCATGACCGCGGCGGCCGGCGCCCGCCGCGGCGACTCGGCCCTCGACCGGATGCTCGCCGTCACGCTGCCCCCCACGCTGGTGCCGGTGCCCACGGAGCCCAACTTCGACTGGGAGGCCGCGCGGCGCCTGCCCGGCGTGGCGGCCCTGGGCACGTTCCTGGCATCCGGCTCCCTTTCCATCGAAGGCCACCCCGGGGTGGACGCCGGCTCGGTGCCGCTGGACACCGAGATCTTCCAGACGGTCGAGCGCCCGGTCGTCCTGGCCGGCCGGCTCGCGGACCCGACCCGGGTGGACGAGGCGGTTGTCAGCCCGCGCTTCCTCGAGAAATCCGGGCTGTCGGTGGGGGATACGGTGACCGCGATCCTGCCGACCCCGGCCGAGACCGCCGCGATGGCCGACAACGGTTCGGCCCCGGTCTCGTTCTCGGGCCCGCGCCAGCAGCTCAAGATCGTCGGTGTCGTCCGCTCCTTCTGGTGGTTCCGCGACGAGCCGAACTACCAAGGCGGGCTGGAGACCACCTACGCGTTCACCCAGACCTACCGGGAGAACCTGTTCGGCACCGGCGGCCAGGGCTTGGTGGTCGCCCTGGTCCGGCTGCGCGACGGCGCCGCCGGGGTACCGGCCTTCCAGGCCGCGCTCGACCAGCAGGCGACACACCCCGTCGACGCCTTCGACGTCGTCAAGGGCGCGGCGGACTACCGTGCGACCACCACCTTCGAGGCCGGCGCGCTGGCGGCGTTCGCGCTGGCGGCCTACCTCGCCGCCGTTGTCCTGGTCGGGCAGGCCGTGATCCGTTTCGTGATCGGCGCGACCGCGGACCTCGGTGTGCTGCGCACGCTCGGCCTGACCATCCGGCAGGCCACCGTCGCGGCCGCGGCCGGTCCCGTGCTCGCCACCACCGCCGGGGCGCTTGCCGGGGCCGTCGCGGCGGCGGCCGTCTCGCCGCTGTTCCCGATCGGCTCCGCGGCGGCCGTCGAGCCCAGGCCGGGCTTCGACGTCGACCTCGGAGTGCTTGCCGCGGTGGTGGGCGTGACGGTGCTGCTGGTGGCGGTGGCGGCGACCACGACGGCGTTCGCGGCATCGGCGCGCGGTGTCCGGCCCGCGCGCCCGCGTGGGTCGGCGGCCGCGCGGCTGGCCTACCGCGTGGGCCTTCCGGCCCCGGCGCTCACCGGAATACGGTTCGCGCTCGAACCGGGCCGGGCCGGTGCCGCGGTGCGCCCAGCGCTGGTCGGCGCGGTCGTCGGCGTCCTCGGTGTGCTGGGTTCGCTGACGTTCCAGAGCGGCGTCGCCGACGCGGCGGTCAACCCCGCCCGGTTCGGGCAGAACTTCGCGGTCGGGAGCACCGTCGGCTGGCTTGACAACGACTTCGCGCCGGCCGATGACATCGAGCGCCGCGCGGCCACCGACCGCGACGTGCTCGCGGTCAACGACACGCTGGTCGACGTCGCGGAGGTCGCGGGCCGGCCGGTGACGCTGTTCAGCCTCGACCCGGCCACCGCCCGCCCGCTGCCTGTCCCCGTGCTGTCCGGCCGGCTGCCGGCCACCTCGGGCGAGATCGTGCTGGCACCCGGGGTCGCCAGCCGGACCGGCGTCAAGGTGGGTGACGTCATCACCGTGGGGCGGGGCCCGGCGGATGGCACGCGGATGCGGGTGACCGGGCTGGCGTTCGTCCCGCAGGACTCGCACACCGACTACAACCAGGGCGGCTGGGTGACCGCGGGTGGCTACCGCGCGCTGTTCTCGAAGGGCTTCAAGTACCACGAGCTCCACGTCGAGCTGCGGCCGGGCGTGAGCGCGCCGGCCGTGCGTGACCGGCTCAACAAAGCCGCGGGCACCGGCGACGCCTTCTATGTTCTGACCGACGAGCTACCGATCGACGCGATGAACCGCTTCCGGGGCATCGCCGTCCTGCCCCGTCTCCTCGGGGCCTTCCTGGGCGTGCTCGCCGTGGGCGCGGTCGGCCACGCCCTGTTCGTCGGGGTGCGCCGCCGCCGGCACGAGGTCGCGGTGCTGCGTGCCCTGGGCACCACCGGGTGGCAGACGCGGGCGATCGTGCTGACCCAGGCCGCCGTCATCGTGATCGTCGGCCTGGCCGTCGGCGTGCCGGTCGGCGTCCTGCTCGGCCGCGCGCTGTGGCGGGCGATCGCGACGAGCACACCGCTGATCTACGCGCCGCCGGTCGCGACGCTCGCTCTCGCGCTCGTCGTCCCGGCCGTGATCGTCACGGTGAGCGTCCTGGCGTCTGTTCCGGCCCGGCGCGCGGCCCGCCTGCGCGTGCCGGACGTTTTGAGAGCTGAGTGA
- a CDS encoding ABC transporter ATP-binding protein gives MTSTDLLGGAAGPEPGAGTAAVPGGAAPAPPTAADLGGAAVGDAGTAPVVRLRGVRRTFDADLAPVRALRGVDLDVAAGDFVAVTGPSGCGKSTLLNVIAGLEAVDDGTVDVVGERISERDPDWIARFRRHHVGIVFQFFNLIDGVSALQNIVLPASIGGMRRRAAESRARDLLDLLGLADRADQLPSVLSGGQRQRLAIARALVNSPTLVLADEPTGALDSEGGLEILELFRRLHADGQTIIMITHSADVAAGAQRVVPMRDGRIVA, from the coding sequence ATGACGAGTACTGACCTGCTCGGCGGCGCCGCCGGGCCGGAGCCCGGCGCTGGTACCGCCGCCGTTCCTGGCGGCGCCGCGCCCGCGCCGCCCACCGCGGCCGATCTCGGGGGGGCCGCGGTGGGCGACGCGGGCACGGCGCCGGTCGTGCGGCTGCGGGGCGTGCGGCGCACCTTCGACGCCGATCTCGCGCCGGTGCGGGCGCTGCGCGGCGTCGACCTGGACGTCGCGGCCGGCGACTTCGTCGCCGTCACCGGCCCGTCCGGGTGCGGCAAGTCGACGCTGCTGAATGTGATCGCGGGCCTGGAAGCCGTCGACGACGGCACCGTCGATGTCGTCGGCGAGCGGATCAGCGAACGCGACCCGGACTGGATCGCCCGGTTCCGGCGGCACCATGTCGGCATCGTCTTCCAGTTCTTCAACCTCATCGACGGCGTGTCCGCGTTGCAGAACATCGTGCTGCCAGCCTCGATCGGCGGAATGCGCCGGCGCGCTGCCGAGTCCAGGGCCCGGGACCTGCTCGACCTGCTGGGCCTCGCCGACCGCGCCGACCAGCTTCCGTCCGTGCTGTCCGGTGGACAGCGCCAGCGGCTGGCGATCGCGCGGGCGCTGGTCAACTCCCCCACGCTGGTGCTGGCGGACGAGCCGACCGGCGCGCTCGACAGCGAGGGCGGGCTGGAGATCCTCGAGCTGTTCCGCCGACTGCACGCCGACGGCCAGACGATCATCATGATCACCCACTCAGCGGATGTCGCGGCCGGCGCGCAGCGCGTCGTGCCGATGCGCGACGGCCGGATCGTGGCCTGA